In the genome of Sphingomonas naphthae, one region contains:
- a CDS encoding spike base protein, RCAP_Rcc01079 family → MALEPVTPVVATPSSIVTEQVVAYGAVGSAPTAVDPTHPLPVADCPYRGATAMTIGAEQTPGRAILIDCSVAGRVALKLADDTTLTVPAGAGLAILPFAVKAVLASGTTATASYASLA, encoded by the coding sequence ATGGCCCTCGAACCCGTGACCCCGGTGGTCGCGACCCCTTCCTCCATCGTGACCGAGCAGGTCGTGGCCTATGGCGCGGTCGGCTCCGCGCCGACCGCCGTCGATCCGACCCATCCGCTGCCGGTGGCGGATTGCCCCTATCGCGGCGCGACGGCGATGACGATCGGCGCGGAGCAGACACCGGGCCGCGCGATCCTGATCGATTGCAGCGTGGCCGGGCGGGTCGCGCTGAAGCTGGCCGACGACACGACGCTGACGGTGCCGGCGGGCGCGGGCCTCGCCATCCTGCCCTTCGCGGTGAAGGCGGTGCTGGCAAGCGGCACGACGGCGACCGCCAGCTATGCGAGCCTCGCCTGA
- the flhA gene encoding flagellar biosynthesis protein FlhA, which translates to MATQALNRKVWVGSIKGAILPFATLLLVGLMIVPVPSIVLDIGFISNIMISLAVLMVALNAAKPLDFSAFPTVLLFTTLLRLALNVASTRVVLVDGHNGAAAAGHVIEAFGHFLIGGDYAVGLFVFAILMIINMVVITKGAGRVSEVSARFTLDALPGKQMAIDADLNAGLMTPDEAKAKRQEVATEADFYGSMDGASKFVKGDAVAGVMILAINILGGLVLGVVNHGLGIGEAASTYIQLAIGDALVAQIPALLLSIAAAAIVTRVSSPMDLSNQITSQFGSARAWTPVAGILGFLGILPGMPHFIILPAAGLAGFTAWKLKGAKTPAETLAETAAIAAAPPPANPATIGWDEVSDGAVLSLELGYGLINLVDERKGAPLMARITGIRRQLSRELGFVMPMVRVRDNLALAPNAYRILIGGVAMGEDEAWPDDLLALDSGDLEGRVEGRATRDPSFGMDAVWISPEKRGEAVVAGYTVVDCATVVATHLNQLILAAASDLFGMDEAQKLLDALKESAPQLVAGLTPAPLSLSQITAASRALLSEGVPLKDFRRIAEAMVESARETLDPAALVEAIRLRIGALIIQTMVPVRMPLPVITLDQGLEGLLAQAVRIGAQATHPIEPALGRRIIDAVNEAAQPLQAQAARFALVTSPAARRAVARLLRPHLPDMPVLSFLEIPDGKPVEVMAVVGGMAEPTRSLEASHGTR; encoded by the coding sequence ATGGCGACACAGGCGTTGAACCGCAAGGTATGGGTGGGCTCGATCAAGGGCGCCATCCTTCCGTTCGCGACCCTGCTGCTGGTGGGGCTGATGATCGTGCCGGTGCCGTCGATCGTGCTCGACATCGGCTTCATCTCGAACATCATGATTTCGCTGGCGGTGCTGATGGTGGCGTTGAACGCCGCCAAGCCGCTCGACTTCTCCGCCTTCCCGACCGTGCTGCTCTTCACCACCCTGTTGCGGCTGGCGCTGAACGTCGCCTCGACCCGCGTGGTGCTGGTGGACGGGCATAATGGCGCGGCCGCCGCCGGCCATGTGATCGAGGCGTTCGGCCACTTCCTGATCGGCGGCGACTATGCCGTCGGTCTGTTCGTGTTCGCGATCCTGATGATCATCAACATGGTCGTCATCACCAAGGGCGCGGGCCGCGTGTCCGAAGTGTCGGCCCGCTTCACCCTCGACGCCTTGCCCGGCAAGCAGATGGCGATCGACGCCGATCTCAACGCCGGCCTGATGACGCCCGACGAAGCCAAGGCCAAGCGCCAGGAAGTCGCCACCGAAGCCGATTTCTACGGCTCGATGGACGGTGCGTCCAAGTTCGTGAAGGGCGACGCCGTCGCCGGCGTGATGATCCTCGCCATCAATATCCTCGGCGGCCTCGTGCTGGGTGTGGTCAACCATGGCCTCGGTATCGGCGAGGCGGCCTCGACCTATATCCAGCTCGCGATCGGCGACGCGCTCGTCGCGCAGATCCCGGCGCTGCTGCTCTCGATCGCCGCCGCCGCCATCGTGACGCGCGTGTCCAGCCCGATGGACCTGTCCAATCAGATCACCAGCCAGTTCGGTTCGGCCCGCGCCTGGACGCCGGTGGCCGGCATCTTGGGCTTTCTCGGCATCCTGCCGGGTATGCCGCACTTCATCATCCTGCCCGCCGCCGGCCTCGCCGGTTTCACCGCCTGGAAGCTGAAGGGCGCCAAGACCCCGGCCGAAACGCTGGCCGAGACCGCCGCCATCGCCGCCGCCCCGCCGCCCGCCAACCCCGCCACGATCGGTTGGGACGAGGTGTCGGACGGCGCGGTGCTGAGCCTGGAGCTGGGCTATGGCCTGATCAACCTGGTCGACGAGCGCAAGGGCGCGCCGCTGATGGCCCGCATCACCGGCATCCGCCGCCAGCTCAGCCGCGAACTCGGCTTCGTGATGCCGATGGTGCGGGTGCGCGACAATCTGGCGCTCGCCCCCAATGCCTATCGCATCCTGATCGGCGGCGTCGCGATGGGCGAGGACGAGGCCTGGCCCGACGATCTGCTGGCGCTCGACAGCGGCGATCTGGAAGGCCGGGTCGAGGGCCGCGCCACGCGCGATCCCAGCTTCGGCATGGACGCGGTGTGGATCAGCCCGGAGAAGCGCGGCGAGGCGGTGGTCGCGGGCTATACCGTGGTCGATTGCGCCACGGTCGTCGCGACCCACCTCAACCAGCTCATTCTGGCGGCCGCCTCCGACCTGTTCGGCATGGACGAGGCGCAGAAGCTGCTCGACGCGCTGAAGGAAAGCGCGCCGCAGCTGGTCGCCGGGCTCACCCCCGCGCCGCTCTCGCTGTCGCAGATCACCGCCGCGTCGCGTGCCCTTCTCTCCGAAGGCGTGCCGCTCAAGGATTTCCGCCGGATCGCCGAGGCGATGGTGGAATCCGCGCGCGAGACGCTCGACCCCGCCGCGCTGGTGGAGGCGATCCGCCTGCGCATCGGCGCCCTCATCATCCAGACCATGGTGCCCGTCCGTATGCCCCTTCCCGTCATCACGCTGGATCAGGGGCTGGAAGGCCTGCTGGCCCAGGCCGTGCGCATCGGCGCGCAGGCCACCCACCCGATCGAACCCGCGCTCGGCCGCCGCATCATCGATGCGGTGAACGAGGCGGCCCAGCCCCTTCAGGCGCAGGCGGCGCGCTTCGCGCTCGTCACCTCGCCCGCCGCCCGGCGCGCCGTCGCCCGGCTGCTTCGCCCGCACCTGCCCGACATGCCGGTGCTCTCCTTCCTTGAAATCCCCGACGGCAAGCCCGTCGAGGTGATGGCGGTGGTCGGCGGCATGGCCGAACCCACCCGCAGCCTGGAGGCCTCGCATGGCACTCGCTGA
- a CDS encoding SGNH/GDSL hydrolase family protein, translating to MPGVMLPAASPEALAAQGRGERLRRAAASATDPFASPPLTEPPAYAASTAYIPGNVVAAGGRWYVAASGGTSPASPVVPSHANGSAVSDGAVLWTYFGPAVTIPADPLAPQVSVSTTAPTLANAFAPASFQTGHVPGAIRAIGGYAYNLGGYAGLYGFDRAAGQPTGLHAGWEFETDEPQVAIGIFRRTAPVQLVIDGRRYAAGGLTMPGTGDNWLTVSFPAGERRGHRIRIELAADMGLRDVRVSAQGQVWAPGRDMVRAAFLSDSIMAGSSFGPFVAGGSAPQRIAAALGWADPWNVSIGGTGYVNGGAGFYTYGQRVAEALTRNPDIWVLMGSTNDNGQPAGTITAAALATLRAIRAGSTAPIVVLGVWSNGAAAAVTEAAVQSAVLAANDPLTMFVPIAGDASLPWVTGSWNNAGHGASANAGLVIGGDGIHPTDGGTAYLARRVVNAIRRRVLPVL from the coding sequence ATGCCGGGCGTGATGCTGCCCGCCGCCTCGCCCGAGGCGCTGGCCGCGCAGGGGCGGGGCGAACGCCTGCGCCGCGCCGCCGCGAGCGCGACCGATCCCTTCGCCAGCCCGCCGCTGACCGAGCCGCCGGCCTATGCCGCGTCGACGGCCTATATCCCCGGCAATGTCGTGGCGGCGGGCGGCCGCTGGTATGTCGCGGCGTCGGGCGGCACCTCGCCCGCCTCCCCCGTTGTGCCGAGCCATGCCAACGGGAGCGCGGTGAGCGACGGGGCGGTGCTGTGGACCTATTTCGGCCCGGCGGTGACGATCCCGGCCGATCCGCTGGCGCCGCAGGTGAGCGTATCGACGACCGCGCCGACCCTCGCCAACGCCTTCGCGCCGGCCAGTTTCCAGACGGGCCATGTACCGGGCGCGATCCGGGCGATCGGCGGCTATGCCTATAATCTCGGCGGCTATGCCGGGCTGTACGGTTTCGATCGGGCGGCCGGCCAGCCGACGGGGCTGCACGCGGGCTGGGAGTTCGAGACCGACGAGCCGCAGGTGGCGATCGGCATCTTCCGCCGCACCGCGCCGGTGCAATTGGTGATCGACGGCCGGCGCTATGCCGCCGGCGGCCTGACCATGCCGGGAACGGGCGACAATTGGCTGACGGTGAGCTTCCCCGCCGGCGAGCGGCGCGGGCATCGCATCCGCATCGAGCTGGCGGCCGACATGGGGCTGCGCGACGTGCGGGTCTCGGCACAGGGGCAGGTGTGGGCGCCGGGGCGCGACATGGTGCGCGCCGCCTTCCTGTCGGATTCGATCATGGCGGGCTCGTCGTTCGGGCCGTTCGTGGCGGGCGGATCGGCACCGCAGCGGATCGCGGCGGCGCTGGGCTGGGCCGATCCGTGGAATGTCTCGATCGGCGGGACGGGCTATGTGAACGGCGGGGCCGGATTTTACACTTATGGCCAGCGCGTGGCCGAGGCGCTGACCCGCAATCCCGACATCTGGGTGCTGATGGGATCGACCAACGACAATGGCCAGCCGGCCGGCACGATCACCGCTGCCGCGCTGGCGACCCTGCGCGCGATCCGGGCGGGCTCCACCGCGCCGATCGTGGTGCTGGGCGTGTGGAGCAACGGCGCGGCGGCGGCCGTGACCGAGGCGGCGGTGCAATCGGCGGTGCTGGCGGCGAACGACCCGCTGACGATGTTCGTGCCGATCGCCGGCGACGCCAGCCTGCCGTGGGTGACGGGAAGCTGGAACAACGCGGGCCACGGCGCCTCGGCCAATGCCGGGCTGGTGATCGGCGGCGACGGCATCCACCCGACCGACGGAGGCACGGCCTATCTGGCGCGGCGGGTGGTCAACGCGATCCGGCGGCGGGTGCTGCCTGTGCTGTAA
- a CDS encoding mannose-1-phosphate guanylyltransferase/mannose-6-phosphate isomerase, whose amino-acid sequence MTSHITPVILSGGSGTRLWPMSRAAKPKQLLALTSTDSMLQLTARRSSDDTRFDRPLVVGNARHAEMIEEQLEAISLPAASLVLEPAGRNTAPAIALAALLTRPDAILLVMPSDHVINDVSAFRAAIETAVPLVEDGWLVTFGIAPTAPDTGYGYIRRGETLAPGIERVEKFVEKPDRATAEAYLAEGCYSWNGGIFLFRADAYLVELGRHAPEMLAAVRESLDKGVRQGQRVYPEEAAFKAAPSDSIDYAVMEKADRVAVVPVDMGWSDVGSWDALHEIAPRDEAGNAEHGEIVSIDTSNCLLRTDGPLVAAIGVKDLIVIATGDAVLIMPRGSSQDVKRAIEKLKASGHVTLDRSSL is encoded by the coding sequence ATGACGAGTCATATCACCCCGGTGATCCTGTCCGGGGGATCGGGTACGCGGCTGTGGCCCATGTCGCGCGCGGCCAAGCCGAAGCAGTTGCTGGCGCTCACCAGCACCGATTCGATGCTTCAGTTGACCGCTCGCCGCTCGTCGGACGACACGCGCTTCGATCGCCCGCTCGTCGTCGGCAACGCCCGCCATGCCGAAATGATCGAGGAGCAACTGGAGGCCATTTCGCTGCCGGCGGCATCTTTGGTTTTGGAGCCGGCAGGGCGCAATACCGCGCCCGCCATCGCGCTGGCGGCGTTGCTGACCCGACCGGACGCAATTCTGCTGGTGATGCCGAGCGATCATGTCATCAACGACGTGTCCGCCTTCCGCGCCGCGATCGAGACCGCCGTGCCGCTGGTCGAGGATGGATGGCTCGTCACCTTCGGCATCGCGCCGACCGCGCCCGACACCGGCTATGGCTATATCCGCCGCGGCGAGACGCTGGCGCCGGGTATCGAGCGGGTCGAGAAATTCGTCGAGAAGCCCGACCGCGCCACCGCCGAAGCCTATCTGGCGGAGGGGTGCTACAGCTGGAACGGTGGCATCTTCCTGTTCCGCGCCGACGCCTATCTCGTCGAGCTGGGCCGCCATGCACCGGAGATGCTGGCGGCAGTCCGCGAGTCGCTCGACAAGGGCGTCCGCCAGGGCCAGCGCGTGTATCCCGAGGAAGCGGCCTTCAAGGCGGCACCGTCGGATTCGATCGATTATGCGGTGATGGAGAAGGCCGACAGGGTTGCCGTCGTACCGGTCGATATGGGCTGGTCCGATGTCGGTAGCTGGGATGCCCTGCACGAGATTGCCCCGCGCGATGAGGCGGGCAATGCCGAACATGGCGAGATCGTCTCGATCGACACCAGCAATTGCCTGTTGCGCACCGATGGTCCGCTCGTCGCGGCGATCGGGGTGAAGGATCTGATCGTGATCGCAACAGGCGATGCCGTTCTCATCATGCCGCGCGGATCGAGCCAGGACGTCAAGCGCGCCATCGAGAAGCTGAAGGCATCGGGGCATGTCACGTTGGATCGCTCTTCGCTCTGA
- a CDS encoding flagella basal body P-ring formation protein FlgA has protein sequence MRALVLPLLLLAAPAVAANPFEDLDRLERRLVAALDADIGQPGGPAAPIDRRMKLAACPKPAEIDPPAMGAVAIRCVATGWRIRVPIQRLAGSVQTASYQPQQQAMPVIRRGDPVELQAALPGMTVSSGAIAQEDGGIGARIRVKTDPKNPPIFAEIVDAGIVRVPGFK, from the coding sequence ATGCGCGCTCTCGTCCTGCCCCTTCTGCTCCTCGCCGCGCCGGCCGTGGCCGCCAATCCGTTCGAGGATCTCGACCGGCTGGAGCGGCGGCTGGTGGCCGCGCTCGACGCCGATATCGGCCAGCCGGGCGGCCCCGCCGCCCCGATCGACCGCCGCATGAAGCTGGCCGCCTGCCCCAAGCCCGCCGAGATCGATCCGCCCGCGATGGGCGCGGTGGCGATCCGCTGCGTGGCGACCGGCTGGCGCATCCGCGTGCCGATCCAGCGGCTGGCGGGCAGCGTCCAGACCGCTTCCTACCAGCCGCAGCAACAGGCGATGCCCGTGATCCGGCGCGGTGATCCGGTCGAATTGCAGGCGGCGCTGCCCGGCATGACCGTATCCTCGGGCGCGATCGCGCAGGAGGATGGCGGCATTGGCGCGCGCATCCGCGTGAAGACCGATCCCAAAAACCCGCCGATTTTCGCAGAAATCGTCGATGCAGGAATTGTTCGCGTGCCCGGATTTAAGTGA
- a CDS encoding NUDIX domain-containing protein, with protein sequence MNARIVRETIVYQGWMSVTRVAFAMPDGEEVERHFEDHGDAVAVLAYDEDRRTALLVTQPRPPVVRSGESDLLEVIAGGLEPAGREYTVRKEALEEAGVRLGALEPIVSLWSMPTISTERLHLFLAPYALSDRIGAGGGAEDENEAITVVEMPLAELAALAGRGKLTDAKTLVLVQALQLRRPTLFAP encoded by the coding sequence ATGAATGCCAGGATCGTCCGCGAAACCATCGTCTATCAAGGCTGGATGTCCGTCACCCGTGTCGCTTTCGCGATGCCGGACGGCGAGGAGGTCGAGCGCCATTTCGAAGATCATGGCGATGCCGTCGCCGTGCTTGCCTATGACGAGGATCGACGGACGGCGCTTCTCGTCACCCAGCCCCGCCCCCCCGTCGTGCGCAGTGGCGAATCGGATCTGCTGGAGGTCATCGCGGGCGGGCTGGAGCCGGCGGGGCGGGAGTATACGGTGCGCAAGGAAGCGCTGGAGGAGGCCGGCGTCCGCCTTGGTGCGCTCGAGCCGATCGTGTCCTTATGGTCGATGCCGACAATATCGACCGAGCGACTGCACCTGTTCCTCGCGCCTTATGCCCTGTCCGACCGGATTGGCGCCGGCGGCGGCGCGGAGGATGAGAATGAGGCGATCACGGTGGTGGAGATGCCGCTCGCCGAACTGGCCGCGCTCGCCGGGCGGGGCAAACTGACCGACGCCAAGACCTTGGTGCTGGTGCAGGCGCTCCAGTTGCGGCGGCCGACGCTGTTCGCGCCATGA
- a CDS encoding WcaI family glycosyltransferase produces MTESVAALAAFPDDEPAVTASAGTNALRDIRIHVITLNYHPEEIGIGPYSAEMAASFAAAGATVTVSSGKPFYPAWRIDPAFAGHRPHDRLRDGVAIRHHHIYVPTRPTGLKRIFHHLSFAAGILPHVLGIARRDRPDLIFMVAPSLISTVVGLLAARVSGARTWLHVQDFEVEAAFATGLLPGGLLKRLASAFERAVIRRCDRASSISPQMCAKLLEKGIAPDRVVEFRNWSDIAAIQPMAAPSPYRDEFAITTPYVALYSGNIANKQGIEILPRVARLLAYRTDLTFMICGDGPALANVRTAAIGLDNVRFAPLQPRGRLNELVGLADIHLLPQLAAAADLVLPSKLTNMLASGRPVVAGAEIGTALANEVEGAGLVVPPDDAQAWADAIEALLDDPDQAKAMGRKARHFAETRWAKDALLGAVQSRIATLVRG; encoded by the coding sequence GTGACCGAATCCGTCGCCGCGCTTGCGGCTTTTCCGGATGACGAGCCCGCCGTCACTGCGTCGGCTGGCACGAATGCGCTGCGAGACATCCGCATCCACGTCATCACGCTCAACTATCATCCCGAGGAAATCGGGATCGGCCCATATTCGGCCGAGATGGCGGCATCCTTCGCGGCCGCCGGGGCCACCGTCACGGTCAGCAGCGGCAAGCCTTTCTACCCCGCATGGCGCATCGATCCGGCCTTTGCCGGCCACCGCCCGCATGATCGGCTGCGGGACGGCGTCGCGATCCGCCACCACCATATCTATGTGCCCACGCGCCCGACCGGCCTGAAGCGCATCTTCCATCACCTGAGCTTCGCGGCGGGCATCCTGCCGCACGTGCTCGGCATCGCCCGGCGCGACCGGCCCGATCTGATCTTCATGGTCGCGCCCTCGCTGATCTCCACCGTCGTCGGCCTGCTGGCGGCGCGGGTGTCGGGCGCGCGGACGTGGCTGCATGTGCAGGATTTCGAGGTGGAGGCCGCCTTCGCCACCGGCCTGCTGCCCGGTGGCCTGCTCAAGCGGCTCGCCTCGGCTTTCGAGCGGGCGGTGATCCGCCGCTGCGACCGCGCCAGTTCGATCTCGCCGCAGATGTGTGCCAAGCTGCTCGAAAAGGGCATCGCTCCCGATCGGGTCGTCGAATTCCGCAACTGGTCGGATATCGCCGCCATCCAGCCGATGGCGGCACCCTCGCCCTACCGCGACGAATTCGCCATCACGACACCCTATGTGGCGCTCTATTCGGGGAATATCGCCAACAAGCAGGGGATCGAGATCCTGCCCCGCGTGGCGCGGCTGCTGGCGTATCGGACCGATCTCACCTTCATGATCTGCGGCGATGGCCCGGCACTGGCCAATGTCCGTACCGCCGCGATCGGGCTCGATAACGTCCGCTTCGCTCCGCTCCAGCCGCGCGGGCGATTGAACGAACTGGTCGGGCTGGCCGACATCCACCTCCTGCCGCAGCTCGCGGCGGCGGCCGATCTGGTGCTGCCCTCCAAGCTCACCAACATGCTGGCGTCGGGTCGCCCGGTGGTCGCCGGCGCGGAGATCGGCACCGCGCTCGCCAACGAGGTCGAGGGCGCCGGTCTGGTGGTGCCGCCCGATGACGCACAGGCCTGGGCCGATGCGATCGAGGCTCTGCTCGACGATCCCGATCAGGCCAAGGCGATGGGCCGCAAGGCGCGCCATTTCGCCGAAACCCGCTGGGCGAAGGATGCGCTGCTCGGCGCCGTCCAGTCGCGCATCGCCACGCTGGTGCGCGGCTAG
- a CDS encoding sigma-70 family RNA polymerase sigma factor — MALADPQMTYSRNPARPSPEKLARTHMALVRKIAWHVHGRVSSAIDIEDLVQIGMVALVEAANGYEDRGHAFSTYATMRIRGSMIDHLRRQATLCRSAMARRKELGKATARLEAELGRQPSESELAQAMGMEPSAFREMVDASTNVRQESLDEVYSDHSMWFADVEDRIDDTIEREQLKQALAATIRTLPEREAMVLQLYFVEEMNLEEIGQTLGVGAARVCQIKKAALDRVRKALKNWDD; from the coding sequence ATGGCACTCGCTGATCCCCAGATGACCTACAGCCGCAATCCCGCGCGCCCGAGCCCCGAAAAGCTCGCACGGACCCACATGGCGCTCGTCCGCAAGATCGCGTGGCACGTCCACGGCCGGGTCTCCTCGGCGATCGACATCGAGGATCTCGTGCAGATCGGGATGGTCGCGCTGGTCGAGGCCGCCAACGGCTACGAGGATCGCGGCCACGCTTTCTCGACCTACGCCACGATGCGGATCCGCGGCAGCATGATCGATCACCTCCGGCGGCAGGCGACTTTGTGCCGATCGGCGATGGCGCGGCGCAAGGAACTGGGCAAGGCGACCGCCCGGCTGGAGGCCGAACTCGGCCGCCAACCCAGCGAATCCGAGCTGGCGCAGGCGATGGGCATGGAACCCTCGGCCTTCCGCGAAATGGTCGATGCCTCGACCAACGTGCGGCAGGAATCGCTCGACGAAGTCTATTCGGATCACTCGATGTGGTTCGCCGATGTCGAGGACCGGATCGACGACACGATCGAGCGCGAGCAGCTGAAGCAGGCGCTGGCGGCGACGATCCGCACCCTGCCCGAACGCGAGGCGATGGTGCTGCAACTCTATTTCGTCGAGGAGATGAACCTGGAAGAGATCGGCCAGACGCTGGGCGTGGGCGCGGCGCGCGTGTGCCAGATCAAGAAGGCGGCGCTGGACAGGGTGCGCAAGGCACTGAAGAATTGGGACGATTGA
- a CDS encoding glycosyltransferase family 2 protein, which translates to MAGISVIVLTFNSAATIGRTLKPLMEISDDIHIVDSYSKDDTVAVCEALGCQVTQHPFTNYAAQRNWAIDTLALKHDWQLHVDADEELTPELTRAIKGLNLATVDTDGFIIGRKIVFMDLVLRFGGIARTWHYRLFRNGFGRCEERLYDQHFVAAGRTRQIREYMLDYQDTTIAEWTARHNRWSDMEAEEAFLGSVAEAKEGQVQASLGGNIIARKRYAQGWYYRLPLFLRPTIYLFYRYFILLGFLDGRRGFIYHMLQAFWFRLLVDTKIYERQLAAKAGG; encoded by the coding sequence ATGGCGGGCATCTCGGTCATCGTTCTGACCTTCAATTCGGCTGCCACCATCGGCCGGACGCTGAAGCCGTTGATGGAGATTTCCGACGATATCCACATCGTCGATTCCTACAGCAAGGACGATACGGTCGCGGTGTGCGAGGCGCTGGGCTGCCAGGTGACGCAGCATCCGTTCACCAATTATGCCGCGCAGCGCAACTGGGCGATCGACACGCTGGCGCTGAAGCACGACTGGCAACTCCACGTCGATGCCGACGAGGAACTCACCCCGGAACTGACGCGCGCGATCAAGGGGCTGAACCTTGCTACCGTCGATACCGACGGCTTCATCATCGGCCGCAAGATCGTGTTCATGGATCTGGTGCTGCGCTTCGGCGGCATCGCGCGGACATGGCATTATCGCCTGTTCCGCAACGGCTTCGGCCGGTGCGAGGAACGGCTGTACGACCAGCATTTCGTGGCCGCCGGCCGCACCCGCCAGATCCGCGAATATATGCTCGACTATCAGGACACCACGATCGCCGAATGGACCGCGCGCCACAACCGCTGGTCGGACATGGAAGCGGAGGAAGCGTTCCTCGGCTCCGTGGCGGAGGCCAAGGAGGGCCAGGTGCAGGCGAGCCTGGGCGGCAACATCATCGCCCGCAAGCGCTATGCGCAGGGCTGGTATTATCGCCTGCCCCTGTTCCTGCGGCCGACGATCTACCTGTTCTACCGCTATTTCATCCTGCTGGGCTTCCTCGATGGGCGGCGCGGTTTCATCTATCACATGCTCCAGGCCTTCTGGTTCCGGCTGCTGGTGGACACCAAGATCTACGAGCGGCAACTGGCGGCGAAGGCCGGCGGCTGA
- a CDS encoding glycosyltransferase, protein MRILDIIGSADPAHGGPIGTVRSLSRIWRARGHVFDVVTLDSPEAPYLADSGLDVVPLGSRGEPGGASGPQPLHRRFGYSPKLLPWLKANTDRYDVALVHGLWNYSSLAASLALAGNRLPHFVFTHGMLDPWFKQAYPLKSKVKALSWRVSEGRLLNSAEKVLFTTAEEQRLAEGAFRPWQVDGHVVGYGCADMQGDPVEAARTFRAGLPALGERPFLLFLSRIHPKKGCDLLLEAFARIAAAHPEMDLVFAGPDDVGLRGVLAAEAEARGIGARVHFAGMIRGAAKWGAFHACEAFALVSHSENFGVVVAEAMACSKPVLITDKINLWREVDAAGAGLIEKDDQAGADALLARFLALSPEARAAMGRAARRCYDANYQFDALADRLMALFRQAVADTPRPQAIREALPLSA, encoded by the coding sequence ATGCGTATCCTCGACATCATCGGATCGGCCGATCCGGCGCACGGCGGGCCGATCGGCACGGTGCGCAGCCTGAGCCGGATCTGGCGGGCGCGGGGCCATGTGTTCGATGTCGTGACGCTGGATTCGCCCGAGGCGCCCTATCTGGCCGACAGCGGGCTGGACGTGGTGCCGCTGGGATCGCGCGGCGAACCCGGCGGGGCGAGCGGGCCGCAGCCTTTGCACCGCCGCTTCGGCTATTCGCCCAAGCTGCTGCCGTGGCTGAAGGCCAACACCGATCGGTACGACGTGGCGCTGGTGCATGGCCTGTGGAATTACAGCAGCCTGGCCGCCAGCCTCGCGCTGGCCGGCAACCGCCTGCCGCATTTCGTGTTCACCCACGGGATGCTCGATCCGTGGTTCAAGCAGGCCTATCCGCTGAAGAGCAAGGTGAAGGCGCTGTCGTGGCGGGTGAGCGAGGGGCGGTTGCTCAACAGCGCGGAGAAGGTGCTGTTCACCACCGCCGAGGAGCAGCGCCTGGCCGAGGGCGCGTTCCGGCCGTGGCAGGTGGACGGCCATGTCGTGGGCTATGGCTGCGCCGACATGCAGGGCGACCCCGTCGAGGCGGCACGCACCTTCCGCGCCGGGCTGCCGGCGCTGGGCGAGCGGCCCTTCCTCCTGTTCCTGAGCCGCATCCATCCCAAGAAGGGCTGCGACCTGCTGCTGGAGGCGTTCGCCCGGATCGCGGCGGCGCATCCCGAAATGGATCTGGTGTTCGCCGGGCCGGACGACGTGGGCCTGCGCGGCGTGCTGGCGGCCGAGGCCGAGGCGCGCGGCATCGGCGCGCGGGTGCATTTCGCCGGGATGATCCGGGGCGCGGCCAAATGGGGCGCGTTCCATGCGTGCGAGGCGTTCGCGCTGGTGTCCCATTCCGAGAATTTCGGGGTGGTGGTGGCCGAGGCGATGGCCTGTTCCAAACCGGTACTCATCACCGACAAGATCAACCTGTGGCGCGAGGTGGATGCCGCCGGCGCCGGGCTGATCGAGAAGGACGATCAGGCGGGCGCCGATGCCCTGCTGGCCCGGTTCCTCGCTCTCTCGCCCGAAGCTCGCGCCGCGATGGGCCGAGCGGCGCGGCGCTGCTACGACGCCAATTACCAGTTCGACGCGCTGGCCGATCGGCTGATGGCGCTGTTCCGCCAGGCGGTGGCCGACACGCCGAGGCCGCAGGCGATTCGCGAGGCGCTGCCGCTCTCGGCCTGA
- the flgM gene encoding flagellar biosynthesis anti-sigma factor FlgM, producing MIDGLGKVQPPRLDVVRGPEIKKTAAVSGAAAAATEQADTPKPAADMAAHGAPVDSAKVARIKAAIADGSYTVNADAIAAKMIEQDIG from the coding sequence ATGATCGACGGATTGGGAAAGGTGCAGCCGCCCCGCCTCGACGTGGTGCGTGGCCCGGAGATCAAGAAGACCGCCGCCGTTTCGGGCGCCGCCGCGGCCGCCACCGAGCAGGCCGACACGCCCAAGCCGGCGGCCGACATGGCCGCGCACGGCGCGCCGGTCGATAGCGCCAAGGTCGCGCGCATCAAGGCCGCGATCGCCGACGGCAGCTATACGGTGAACGCCGACGCGATCGCCGCGAAGATGATCGAGCAGGACATCGGCTGA